The sequence below is a genomic window from Methyloterricola oryzae.
GGAGTGGCCGGGGTCTGGAATTTTTGCTTCCATTCGGCGTAGGGCATGCCGTAGATGATTTCCTGGGCCTTGGCATAGTCAATGTCGAGCCCTTTCTCCTGGGCGGCGGCGCTGTACCATTTGGCCAAGCAGTTACGGCAGAAATCGGCCAGCAGCATGAGGTCGATGTTCTGAACTTCGGTATGCTCGCGCAAGTGCTGCAGCAGGCGGCGGAACGTGGCGGCTTCCAGTTCGGTTTCGGTCTGTTCGTTCATGGTGTTGGCTCCTGGGTGAACCTTCGGGGCTGGGTCGGAGGGGCGCCATGTTAATGGCAAGTCAGCCTGTGGGACAAGTGGGCGCGCGCAGGACCCTGGCTGCCGGGGGTGGTTAATGGCGCAGTGTTTGTGTAAGATTCGTATCTAGGGGAAATTTACCAATTTAAGGTGGTCTTGTTGGCCGCCGCTTTGCACCGCAATGGAGATAAACAAGGCACCGGTTTCGTCGCAGTTCATGGCGTCGCTGCTTCGGCAGCGCGATGTGAGCGTCGTGTCCAAGAAAGTCGATGCCGTCACCGAGATCCAAGGGCCGGCGGCGGAAAAACAGGACACACCGAGGCGGGCTCTGTCCGCGGAAGACCTGCGTTATGCCCTGGAGGCCTTGGATGAGAGTCAGGCGTCACGGGGAGAGCGTGCGCAGCCGGAAGGATACACCCTCCACAATCGCGCGAGGATGGCGCTGAGTGCCTATACGGCCCAGCAAAACCAGACGCGCGACGATAACAGCCGTTCCCTGCGGGAGATGCTGGGCGTTGACTTTTACGCCTGACCGCTGCCCCGCGGCGACAGCTCCAAGCCGAAATACTCCATGAAGCTATTATTCGATTTCTTCCCGATACTTCTGTTTTTCGTCGCTTTCAAACTGTTCGACATCTACGTGGCAACTGCAGTAGCCATCGCCGCGAGTTTCGTGCAGGTGGGGGTTTCCTGGTGGCGTCACCGCAAGGTCGAACCGATGCACTTGGTAACGTTCGCCATCATCGTGGTCTTTGGCGGTCTCACGCTTTACCTTCAGGATGAGCTTTTCATCAAATGGAAGCCCACCGTGATCAATTGGTTGTTTGGCATTGTTTTCCTGGCCAGTCATGCGATTGGCGAGAAGACCATGATCGAG
It includes:
- a CDS encoding septation protein A, coding for MKLLFDFFPILLFFVAFKLFDIYVATAVAIAASFVQVGVSWWRHRKVEPMHLVTFAIIVVFGGLTLYLQDELFIKWKPTVINWLFGIVFLASHAIGEKTMIERMMGASLELPREVWTRLSLSWTAFFLLLGGVNLFVVYSFDTATWVNFKLFGMMGLTLVFVILQSVYLARHMPQAQSEE
- a CDS encoding DUF1244 domain-containing protein, with the protein product MNEQTETELEAATFRRLLQHLREHTEVQNIDLMLLADFCRNCLAKWYSAAAQEKGLDIDYAKAQEIIYGMPYAEWKQKFQTPATPEQLAKMEERQRQREGH